In the Oncorhynchus keta strain PuntledgeMale-10-30-2019 chromosome 14, Oket_V2, whole genome shotgun sequence genome, one interval contains:
- the qng1 gene encoding queuosine salvage protein isoform X2 — MEAPLPPRESGRFVVEHSQDVFVEEEGVRRVAEMLYALRKSEDLTASGWKKANPLAPSPTSDHALNWVFVVDTMNFSFWPEREDQQCEMSVEELGRVLRSDNNTPMPMLEERHRVLTEGGRVLLQHGGSFRSFISPAGRDAQKMVELIVDNLPSYRDEATYKGKRISLYKRAQILVADFWGIMEARVEGDMPNLDILTMFADYRVPQALVYLGALRYSDTLMETLRNGELLSSGDRREVEIRGCSIWCVEKIKAHLWSLVEDRDGQSCNINSAIIDFYLWPYAKQHHKEMAHIPIHHTRCIYY, encoded by the exons ATGGAGGCCCCACTGCCCCCCCGTGAGTCTGGCCGGTTCGTGGTGGAGCACAGTCAGGATGTGTTTGTGGAGGAGGAGGGCGTGCGGAGGGTAGCGGAGATGCTCTATGCCCTGCGGAAGAGCGAGGACCTCACAGCCAGTGGGTGGAAGAAGGCCAACCCCTTGGCCCCCTCCCCAACCTCCGATCATGCCCTGAACTGGGTGTTTGTAGTCGACACAATGAACTTCTCCTTCTGGCCCGAACGGGAGGACCAGCAGTGTGAG ATGAGTGTTGAGGAGTTGGGCCGTGTCTTGCGCTCTGATAACAACACGCCCATGCCCATGCTTGAGGAGCGTCACCGGGTCCTCACAGAGGGGGGACGTGTGCTCCTGCAGCACGGCGGGAGCTTCCGGAGCTTCATAAGCCCTGCCGGTAGAGATGCGCAGAAGATGGTGGAGCTCATTGTAGACAACCTACCCTCGTACAGGGACGAGGCCACATACAAG GGAAAGAGGATTTCACTCTACAAGCGAGCTCAGATTCTGGTGGCTGATTTTTGGGGCATCATGGAGGCCAGGGTAGAGGGGGACATGCCAAACCTGGACATCCTCACCATGTTTGCTGACTACAGAGTACCACAGGCCCTGGTCTACCTGGGGGCACTACGCTACTCAGACACCCTGATGGAGACATTGAGGAACG gtgagttGCTCAGCTCAGGcgacaggagagaggtggagattcGTGGCTGCTCTATCTGGTGTGTGGAGAAGATCAAGGCACACTTGTGGAGTCTGGTTGAAGATCGAGATGGCCAAAGCTGCAATATCAACTCTGCCATCATTGACTTTTATCTCTGGCCTTATGCCAAACAGCACCATAAAGAGATGGCCCACATTCCCATACACCACACACGCTGCATATATTACTGA
- the qng1 gene encoding queuosine salvage protein isoform X1, with amino-acid sequence MEAPLPPRESGRFVVEHSQDVFVEEEGVRRVAEMLYALRKSEDLTASGWKKANPLAPSPTSDHALNWVFVVDTMNFSFWPEREDQQCEVTYRGTTYYGYMTLCAAITRAMEEGIPITEPSYFSQMSVEELGRVLRSDNNTPMPMLEERHRVLTEGGRVLLQHGGSFRSFISPAGRDAQKMVELIVDNLPSYRDEATYKGKRISLYKRAQILVADFWGIMEARVEGDMPNLDILTMFADYRVPQALVYLGALRYSDTLMETLRNGELLSSGDRREVEIRGCSIWCVEKIKAHLWSLVEDRDGQSCNINSAIIDFYLWPYAKQHHKEMAHIPIHHTRCIYY; translated from the exons ATGGAGGCCCCACTGCCCCCCCGTGAGTCTGGCCGGTTCGTGGTGGAGCACAGTCAGGATGTGTTTGTGGAGGAGGAGGGCGTGCGGAGGGTAGCGGAGATGCTCTATGCCCTGCGGAAGAGCGAGGACCTCACAGCCAGTGGGTGGAAGAAGGCCAACCCCTTGGCCCCCTCCCCAACCTCCGATCATGCCCTGAACTGGGTGTTTGTAGTCGACACAATGAACTTCTCCTTCTGGCCCGAACGGGAGGACCAGCAGTGTGAGGTGACGTACCGTGGGACCACCTACTACGGTTACATGACCCTCTGTGCTGCCATCACCAGAGCAATGGAAGAGG GTATTCCCATCACAGAACCGTCCTATTTCTCCCAGATGAGTGTTGAGGAGTTGGGCCGTGTCTTGCGCTCTGATAACAACACGCCCATGCCCATGCTTGAGGAGCGTCACCGGGTCCTCACAGAGGGGGGACGTGTGCTCCTGCAGCACGGCGGGAGCTTCCGGAGCTTCATAAGCCCTGCCGGTAGAGATGCGCAGAAGATGGTGGAGCTCATTGTAGACAACCTACCCTCGTACAGGGACGAGGCCACATACAAG GGAAAGAGGATTTCACTCTACAAGCGAGCTCAGATTCTGGTGGCTGATTTTTGGGGCATCATGGAGGCCAGGGTAGAGGGGGACATGCCAAACCTGGACATCCTCACCATGTTTGCTGACTACAGAGTACCACAGGCCCTGGTCTACCTGGGGGCACTACGCTACTCAGACACCCTGATGGAGACATTGAGGAACG gtgagttGCTCAGCTCAGGcgacaggagagaggtggagattcGTGGCTGCTCTATCTGGTGTGTGGAGAAGATCAAGGCACACTTGTGGAGTCTGGTTGAAGATCGAGATGGCCAAAGCTGCAATATCAACTCTGCCATCATTGACTTTTATCTCTGGCCTTATGCCAAACAGCACCATAAAGAGATGGCCCACATTCCCATACACCACACACGCTGCATATATTACTGA
- the qng1 gene encoding queuosine salvage protein isoform X3, with product MSVEELGRVLRSDNNTPMPMLEERHRVLTEGGRVLLQHGGSFRSFISPAGRDAQKMVELIVDNLPSYRDEATYKGKRISLYKRAQILVADFWGIMEARVEGDMPNLDILTMFADYRVPQALVYLGALRYSDTLMETLRNGELLSSGDRREVEIRGCSIWCVEKIKAHLWSLVEDRDGQSCNINSAIIDFYLWPYAKQHHKEMAHIPIHHTRCIYY from the exons ATGAGTGTTGAGGAGTTGGGCCGTGTCTTGCGCTCTGATAACAACACGCCCATGCCCATGCTTGAGGAGCGTCACCGGGTCCTCACAGAGGGGGGACGTGTGCTCCTGCAGCACGGCGGGAGCTTCCGGAGCTTCATAAGCCCTGCCGGTAGAGATGCGCAGAAGATGGTGGAGCTCATTGTAGACAACCTACCCTCGTACAGGGACGAGGCCACATACAAG GGAAAGAGGATTTCACTCTACAAGCGAGCTCAGATTCTGGTGGCTGATTTTTGGGGCATCATGGAGGCCAGGGTAGAGGGGGACATGCCAAACCTGGACATCCTCACCATGTTTGCTGACTACAGAGTACCACAGGCCCTGGTCTACCTGGGGGCACTACGCTACTCAGACACCCTGATGGAGACATTGAGGAACG gtgagttGCTCAGCTCAGGcgacaggagagaggtggagattcGTGGCTGCTCTATCTGGTGTGTGGAGAAGATCAAGGCACACTTGTGGAGTCTGGTTGAAGATCGAGATGGCCAAAGCTGCAATATCAACTCTGCCATCATTGACTTTTATCTCTGGCCTTATGCCAAACAGCACCATAAAGAGATGGCCCACATTCCCATACACCACACACGCTGCATATATTACTGA
- the LOC118392950 gene encoding heterogeneous nuclear ribonucleoprotein K-like isoform X2: METEIEQQEEDTSFSNTETNGKRPAEDADEEQSYKRSRNTEDMVELRILLQSKNAGAVIGKGGKNIKSLRTDFNASVSVPDSSGPERILSIGAEIETVGDILLKIIPTLEEYQQYNGMDFDCELRLLIHQSLAGSIIGVKGAKIKELRENTQTNIKLFQECCPQSTDRVVLVSGKSERVVECIKIMLDLIAEAPIKGRTQPYDPNFYDETYDYGGFTVMFEERGGVGGGGRRPMGGFHMRGGRGGGGFDRMPTGRGGRGGPMPPARRDYEEMSPRRGPPPPHPGRGGRGGSRGRNLPLAPPHRGGSDRRGRPGDRYGDNMGAGGYDNSSSWNSYQSGGRGSYNDMGGPVITTQVTIPKDLAGSIIGKGGQRIKQIRHESGASIKIDEPLEGSEDRIITISGTQDQIQNAQYLLQNSALHLLGHQD, translated from the exons ATGGAGACAGAAATTGAACAGCAAGAAGAAGATACCTCATTCAGCAACACAGAAACCAACG GTAAGCGTCCTGCGGAGGACGCCGATGAGGAGCAGTCATATAAGCGCTCCAGAAACACAGAGGACATGGTGGAGCTCCGCATACTCCTGCAGAGCAAA AATGCAGGAGCCGTGATTGGGAAGGGTGGTAAAAACATAAAATCCCTGCGCACAGAC TTCAATGCCAGTGTGTCAGTCCCAGACAGCAGTGGGCCTGAGCG AATTCTGAGCATCGGTGCGGAAATTGAGACCGTTGGAGACATCCTGCTCAAGATCATCCCTACTCTGGAGGAG TACCAACAGTACAATGGGATGGACTTTGACTGTGAGCTGAGGCTGCTGATCCACCAGAGCCTGGCAGGCAGCATCATTGGTGTGAAGGGAGCCAAGATTAAAGAGCTGCGAGAG AACACCCAGACCAACATCAAGCTGTTCCAGGagtgctgtccccagtccacagACCGCGTGGTTCTGGTCAGTGGCAAGTCTGAGCGTGTCGTCGAGTGCATCAAGATCATGCTGGATCTCATCGCCGAG GCTCCCATAAAAGGGCGCACCCAGCCCTACGACCCTAACTTCTATGACGAGACATATGACTACGGCGGCTTCACCGTGATGTTTGAGGAGCGCggaggtgttggtggtggtggacgGCGCCCCATGGGAGGCTTCCACATGCGAGGCGGACGTGGTGGCGGAGGGTTTGACCGGATGCCCACTGGGCGAGGTGGTCGAGGTGGGCCCATGCCCCCTGCCCGCAGGGACTATGAGGAGATGAGCCCCCGCCGTggacccccaccaccccacccaggaagagggggaaggggagggagccGTGGCCGCAACCTGCCACTGgccccaccacacagaggagg cagtgACAGGCGAGGGAGACCAGGAGATCgctatggtgataacatg GGTGCGGGTGGATATG ATAACAGCTCGTCCTGGAACTCCTATCAGTCTG GTGGACGCGGTTCCTATAATGATATGGGAGGGCCAGTCATCACCACACAAGTGACGATCCCCAAAGAC CTGGCCGGCTCCATCATCGGTAAGGGAGGCCAGAGGATCAAGCAGATCCGGCATGAGTCTGGCGCCTCCATTAAGATCGACGAACCACTGGAGGGTTCAGAAGACCGCATCATCACCATCAGCGGCACCCAGGACCAGATCCAAAACGCTCAGTACCTATTGCAGAATAG cGCACTGCACCTGCTCGGACACCAGGACTAA
- the rmi1 gene encoding recQ-mediated genome instability protein 1: protein MSPQVVLATQTWLQSSWQIQVPFAWLEACVEWLQQEGGGAPLPQHQLNQQVLDQWLLTDLRDLAHSVLPAGLYQAQKSELSGSFCVQLDSLLDISQPAYGQLQGWRGTDCTNEAVSAITQATQRTWEAKPTRMLLLQLTDGVQTLEAMEYQPIPALSTTLKPGVKLQLQGQITCRLGVLLLKPGNVKVLGGEVEELGERHSQGKVLCRALGLPEEEPQGPAEQPEVPQPVNQQADNQESDDLELLANLETQERQVGWSVEPSLESGYRTRSEESSASYRNASLQSRHIESLADSLLVTSSPHEVIELDNLDIPDEDFDDLPLDELDGMIFQESPIQLTNGRDNQRDNLRRRQEEVSNNYAPPLDDMRNESHFDSLDERDDPVLDEDMNCFFPPEPKAPRHAQRRDSTCVRELGTGQPSVAGAERLSTKIPESAATVALDSSPFTYLCLLQQVAAGASDLLECMSEVCVKAFIVTLQGNLKCSKGEWLVSASISDGTGYMDVHLSDQVLTDLLGFSAAEKSKLDPARKDAGMKACQQGLVDMCCVMTLRLDPAGGKAVVLKADAVTEEDFRALEERVKGRRTLGHGPVKAAEGRMAHNNGWNGVNEMASNVWKPCV, encoded by the exons ATGAGCCCTCAGGTTGTGCTAGCAACCCAGACCTGGCTCCAGTCCTCTTGGCAGATCCAGGTGCCTTTCGCCTGGCTAGAGGCATGTGTGGAGTGGCTGCAGCAGGAAGGAGGAGGTGCCCCCCTGCCTCAACACCAGCTTAATCAGCAG GTCCTGGATCAGTGGCTGCTGACCGACCTACGTGACCTGGCCCACTCTGTGCTCCCTGCAGGGCTATATCAGGCCCAGAAGTCGGAGCTCAGTGGCAGCTTCTGCGTGCAGCTGGACTCCCTACTGGACATTAGCCAGCCTGCCTATGGCCAGCTTCAAGGCTGGAGGGGCACTGACTGCACCAACGAGGCTGTGTCAGCCATCACCCAGGCCACCCAGCGGACCTGGGAGGCCAAACCCACACGCATGCTGCTGCTGCAGCTCACTGATGGTGTGCAGACCCTGGAGGCCATGGAGTACCAGCCCATCCCTGCACTCAGCACCACCCTCAAGCCAGGAGTCAAACTGCAGCTGCAGGGCCAAATAACCTGCAGGCTAGGGGTGCTACTGCTGAAGCCAGGCAACGTAAAGGTGctgggaggggaggtggaggagctgGGTGAGAGGCACTCTCAAGGGAAGGTGCTATGCAGGGCTCTGGGACTGCCTGAGGAGGAGCCACAGGGTCCGGCTGAGCAGCCAGAGGTCCCACAACCAGTTAACCAGCAAGCTGACAACCAGGAATCAGACGACCTAGAGCTGCTGGCCAACCTGGAGACCCAGGAGAGACAGGTGGGGTGGAGTGTGGAACCCAGCCTGGAGAGTGGCTACAGGACCCGCAGTGAGGAATCCTCTGCCTCTTACAGAAATGCCTCGTTGCAAAGTCGGCACATTGAAAGCCTTGCAGATTCTCTACTCGTAACCTCTTCACCCCATGAGGTCATTGAACTGGACAATTTGGACATCCCAGATGAGGACTTTGATGACCTTCCCCTGGATGAGCTTGATGGTATGATTTTTCAGGAGAGCCCAATCCAACTGACAAACGGGAGGGATAATCAAAGAGACAACCTGAGGAGAAGGCAGGAAGAAGTATCTAACAACTACGCTCCACCATTAGATGACATGAGAAACGAAAGCCATTTTGACTCCCTTGATGAGAGGGATGATCCTGTTTTGGACGAGGACATGAACTGCTTCTTCCCACCAGAGCCAAAAGCTCCTAGACATGCGCAAAGACGAGATAGTACCTGTGTCAGAGAACTGGGAACAGGCCAGCCCTCTGTGGCAGGAGCAGAGAGGCTCTCAACCAAAATCCCAGAGAGTGCGGCAACTGTGGCGCTCGATTCATCCCCATTTACGTACCTGTGTTTGCTGCAACAGGTTGCTGCGGGCGCCTCAGACCTGCTGGAGTGCATGAGTGAGGTGTGCGTGAAAGCCTTCATCGTCACCCTGCAAGGGAACCTCAAATGCAGTAAGGGGGAGTGGCTGGTCAGCGCCTCCATCTCTGATGGAACTGGTTACATGGACGTTCACCTCTCAGACCAGGTTCTGACAGACCTGCTGGGGTTCTCAGCGGCTGAGAAGTCGAAGTTAGACCCAGCCCGGAAGGACGCAGGGATGAAGGCGTGTCAGCAGGGCCTGGTGGACATGTGTTGCGTGATGACTCTGAGGTTGGACCCTGCCGGTGGGAAGGCTGTGGTCCTCAAGGCTGATGCAGTCACAGAGGAGGACTTCCGAGccctggaggagagggtgaaagGCAGGAGGACTCTGGGACATGGACCAgtgaaggctgctgaggggaggatggctcataataatggctggaatggagtgaatgaaaTGGCATCGAATGTATGGaagccatgtgtttga
- the LOC118392950 gene encoding heterogeneous nuclear ribonucleoprotein K-like isoform X1, translating into METEIEQQEEDTSFSNTETNGKRPAEDADEEQSYKRSRNTEDMVELRILLQSKNAGAVIGKGGKNIKSLRTDFNASVSVPDSSGPERILSIGAEIETVGDILLKIIPTLEEYQQYNGMDFDCELRLLIHQSLAGSIIGVKGAKIKELRENTQTNIKLFQECCPQSTDRVVLVSGKSERVVECIKIMLDLIAEAPIKGRTQPYDPNFYDETYDYGGFTVMFEERGGVGGGGRRPMGGFHMRGGRGGGGFDRMPTGRGGRGGPMPPARRDYEEMSPRRGPPPPHPGRGGRGGSRGRNLPLAPPHRGGDDHYSYDSYRGSADDRQNSDRRGRPGDRYGDNMGAGGYDNSSSWNSYQSGGRGSYNDMGGPVITTQVTIPKDLAGSIIGKGGQRIKQIRHESGASIKIDEPLEGSEDRIITISGTQDQIQNAQYLLQNSALHLLGHQD; encoded by the exons ATGGAGACAGAAATTGAACAGCAAGAAGAAGATACCTCATTCAGCAACACAGAAACCAACG GTAAGCGTCCTGCGGAGGACGCCGATGAGGAGCAGTCATATAAGCGCTCCAGAAACACAGAGGACATGGTGGAGCTCCGCATACTCCTGCAGAGCAAA AATGCAGGAGCCGTGATTGGGAAGGGTGGTAAAAACATAAAATCCCTGCGCACAGAC TTCAATGCCAGTGTGTCAGTCCCAGACAGCAGTGGGCCTGAGCG AATTCTGAGCATCGGTGCGGAAATTGAGACCGTTGGAGACATCCTGCTCAAGATCATCCCTACTCTGGAGGAG TACCAACAGTACAATGGGATGGACTTTGACTGTGAGCTGAGGCTGCTGATCCACCAGAGCCTGGCAGGCAGCATCATTGGTGTGAAGGGAGCCAAGATTAAAGAGCTGCGAGAG AACACCCAGACCAACATCAAGCTGTTCCAGGagtgctgtccccagtccacagACCGCGTGGTTCTGGTCAGTGGCAAGTCTGAGCGTGTCGTCGAGTGCATCAAGATCATGCTGGATCTCATCGCCGAG GCTCCCATAAAAGGGCGCACCCAGCCCTACGACCCTAACTTCTATGACGAGACATATGACTACGGCGGCTTCACCGTGATGTTTGAGGAGCGCggaggtgttggtggtggtggacgGCGCCCCATGGGAGGCTTCCACATGCGAGGCGGACGTGGTGGCGGAGGGTTTGACCGGATGCCCACTGGGCGAGGTGGTCGAGGTGGGCCCATGCCCCCTGCCCGCAGGGACTATGAGGAGATGAGCCCCCGCCGTggacccccaccaccccacccaggaagagggggaaggggagggagccGTGGCCGCAACCTGCCACTGgccccaccacacagaggagg AGATGACCATTACTCCTATGATTCCTATCGGGGCAGTGCAGATGACAGACAAAA cagtgACAGGCGAGGGAGACCAGGAGATCgctatggtgataacatg GGTGCGGGTGGATATG ATAACAGCTCGTCCTGGAACTCCTATCAGTCTG GTGGACGCGGTTCCTATAATGATATGGGAGGGCCAGTCATCACCACACAAGTGACGATCCCCAAAGAC CTGGCCGGCTCCATCATCGGTAAGGGAGGCCAGAGGATCAAGCAGATCCGGCATGAGTCTGGCGCCTCCATTAAGATCGACGAACCACTGGAGGGTTCAGAAGACCGCATCATCACCATCAGCGGCACCCAGGACCAGATCCAAAACGCTCAGTACCTATTGCAGAATAG cGCACTGCACCTGCTCGGACACCAGGACTAA